In one Lycorma delicatula isolate Av1 chromosome 5, ASM4794821v1, whole genome shotgun sequence genomic region, the following are encoded:
- the Tssk gene encoding testis-specific serine/threonine kinase gives MATTQELDSENLSPRNSELNALEQRGYTIGKKIGQGSYASVHLADYIDQSSKKLRLACKIFDKEKAPHDFLEKFFPRELDILTKIENPHIIQVHSILQRGPRVFIFMNYAENGDLLDHIKRNGVTAEHNAKMWFRQMASGLQYLHSKNIAHRDLKCENILLSRKFHVKIADFGFARFCMDDAGRRVLSETYCGSAAYAAPEVVSGTPYNPKLADVWSLGIILFIMLNASMPFDDTNLKKLLKDQTSRNWMFRTRVRETASPLCKSIVRHILEPDITLRLTLDRILAHEWLKCRRPAPMLFSRIIHSAPSGMAESEVNGLAEPRLNADERQDPHKSPELTSKKSKQNIFGNKHTNHSKDEDSERAYYRAQLDIRDK, from the coding sequence ATGGCAACTACTCAAGAACTAGATTCCGAAAACTTAAGTCCTCGGAATTCTGAATTAAATGCGTTAGAACAGCGTGGTTATACTATTGGTAAGAAGATTGGACAAGGATCATACGCATCTGTTCATTTAGCAGACTATATAGACCAATCGTCAAAAAAATTACGTTTGGCTTGTAAAATATTTGACAAAGAAAAAGCACCACATGATTTCTTGGAAAAATTTTTTCCACgagaattagatattttaacaaaaattgaaaatccacATATAATACAAGTTCACAGTATATTACAAAGGGGACCTAGagttttcatatttatgaattatgCTGAAAATGGAGATCTTTTAGATCATATTAAACGCAATGGAGTTACAGCAGAGCATAATGCTAAAATGTGGTTTCGTCAAATGGCAAGTGGTCTGCAATATCTCCACAGTAAAAATATAGCACATCGTGATttgaaatgtgaaaatattttgctgtcaagaaaatttcatgttaaaattgcTGACTTTGGATTTGCACGTTTCTGTATGGATGATGCAGGTCGCCGTGTACTCAGTGAAACGTATTGTGGATCGGCAGCATATGCTGCTCCTGAAGTTGTAAGTGGTACACCATATAATCCAAAATTAGCAGATGTTTGGTCATTAGGAATAATCCTCTTTATAATGTTAAATGCTTCAATGCCATTTGACGatacaaatctgaaaaaattattaaaagatcaaACATCAAGAAACTGGATGTTTCGTACAAGAGTTCGTGAAACAGCTTCACCATTGTGTAAATCAATTGTACGGCATATACTTGAGCCAGATATTACTTTGAGGTTAACTCTGGACAGAATTCTTGCTCATGAATGGTTAAAATGTCGCAGACCAGCACCAAtgcttttttcaagaattatacACTCTGCACCAAGTGGAATGGCTGAAAGTGAAGTCAATGGTCTGGCAGAACCTCGTTTGAATGCTGATGAAAGGCAAGATCCTCATAAGAGTCCGGAGCTTACAAGTAAAAagtctaaacaaaatatattcggAAATAAACATACAAACCACAGTAAAGATGAAGATAGTGAACGAGCTTATTACAGAGCACAACTGGATATTCGTGACAagtaa
- the Prosbeta7 gene encoding proteasome subunit beta type-4 — protein MSFNASSLDPFRIEFPYSSHNRVITPQMDYIKRTQNPVITGTSVIGIKFNKGVMVAADMLGSFGSLAKFRKVDRIMEVNKQIIMGAGGDYADFQYLSDIIKQKVIDESCMDDGFLLKPKSLHCWITRVLYNRRSKFDPLWTSFIVGGLQDGKPFLGTVDKIGTAYEDDCIATGYGSYLAIPLMREALEKNKNLSEQEAADIIENCMQVLFYRDARSLEKYQLATVTEEGVKISDPITVKTNWDIAKYVSGYE, from the coding sequence ATGTCGTTCAATGCTTCTTCATTGGACCCATTTCGTATTGAATTCCCTTATAGCTCTCATAATAGAGTAATTACTCCACAAATGGATTATATAAAGCGGACTCAAAACCCAGTAATTACAGGTACGTCtgttattggaataaaatttaataagggtGTTATGGTTGCAGCTGATATGTTGGGTTCATTTGGTAGTTTAGCCAAGTTTCGCAAAGTGGACCGAATTATGGAAGtcaacaaacaaattattatggGCGCAGGTGGTGACTATGCTGATTTTCAGTACTTAAGTGACATAATTAAACAAAAGGTTATCGACGAGTCTTGTATGGATGATGGTTTCCTTCTTAAACCAAAATCATTACATTGTTGGATAACTAGGGTTTTGTATAATCGAAGATCAAAGTTTGATCCTCTATGGACAAGTTTTATTGTTGGTGGTTTACAAGATGGGAAACCATTCTTAGGTACTGTTGATAAGATTGGAACAGCATACGAAGATGATTGCATTGCTACTGGTTATGGAAGTTATTTGGCTATACCACTGATGAGGGAGGCGCTTGAGAAGAACAAGAATTTATCAGAGCAGGAAGCTGctgatattattgaaaattgtatGCAAGTTCTGTTTTATCGTGATGCTCGTTCACTTGAAAAGTATCAACTTGCAACTGTTACTGAAGAGGGAGTTAAGATTAGCGATCCAATCACTGTTAAAACTAATTGGGATATTGCTAAATATGTTTCAGGATAtgagtaa
- the LOC142325188 gene encoding thymidylate kinase, with protein sequence MRGALIVFEGGDRCGKTTQCKRIVAALREKAIPSEFLAFPDRGTVTGKVINDYLLKKEELSDQAVHLLFTANRWELVPKMRQLLFSGTSLIVDRYSFSGVAFSASKKGVDFDWCKQIETGLPKPDLVFLFKVGTDEISQRSGWGNERYEDVEFQRLVAENFQRLIDKSFWKEIDANKSIDSLTSELLPDIYDAIKTAKTSPLQELW encoded by the exons ATGAGAGGCGCACTGATTGTTTTTGAAGGCGGTGATCGTTGTGGGAAGACAACTCAATGTAAAAGAATTGTTGCAGCATTAAGAGAGAAAGCAATTCCTAGTGAATTTTTGGCATTTCCAG atcgtgGAACTGTAACAGGGAAAGTAATAAATGATTACTTATTAAAGAAGGAAGAATTGTCTGACCAGGCTGTGCACTTGTTGTTTACAGCTAATAGATGGGAATTAgt gccAAAAATGCGCCAGTTATTGTTTAGTGGCACCTCATTAATAGTGGATAGATATTCTTTTTCTGGTGTTGCTTTCTCTGCTTCAAAAAag gGAGTGGATTTTGACTGGTGTAAACAAATAGAGACTGGTTTACCAAAACcagatcttgtttttttatttaaagtaggtACAGATGAAATAAGTCAGAGGTCTGGTTGGGGCAATGAAAGGTATGAAGATGTAGAGTTCCAGAGATTAGTTGCTGAAAATTTTCAACGTCTTATTGATAAATCTTTTTGGAAG GAAATTGATGCGAATAAAAGTATAGACTCATTAACATCAGAATTATTACCTGATATTTATGATGCAATTAAAACTGCTAAGACAAGCCCACTTCAAGAATTATG gtaa